From the Salana multivorans genome, the window GTCGGGTAGTTCGCCTTGAGGTAGGCGGTCCAGTAGGAGACCAGCCCGTACGCAGCGGAGTGGGCCTTGTTGAAGGCGTAGTCGGAGAACGGGACGAGGATGTCCCAGAGCGTCTTGATGGCCCGGTCGGAGTAGCCGTTCCTCTTCATGCCGTTGGAGAACGGCACGTACTCCTTGTCGAGGATCTCCTTCTTCTTCTTGCCCATCGCGCGCCGCAGGAGGTCGGCCTCGCCGAGCGTGTAGCCGGCGAGCTTCTGCGCGATGGCCATCACCTGCTCCTGGTAGACGATGAGGCCGAAGGTGGGGCCGAGGATGTCCTCGAGCGGCTCGGCCAGCTCGGGGTGGATCGGCTCGATGTCCTGCATGCCGTTCTTGCGCAGGGCGTAGTTCGTGTGCGAGTTCGCGCCCATCGGGCCCGGGCGGTACAGGGCGCCGACGGCCGAGATGTCCTCGAAGTTGTCCGGGCGCATCTGGCGCAGCAGCGTCCGCATCCCGCCGCCGTCGAGCTGGAACACGCCGAGCGTGTCGCCGCGGCCGAGCAGGGCGTACGTCGGCGCGTCGTCGAGCGGCACCTCCTCGATGACGACCGGCTCCTTGCCGTTGACGCCGATGTTCTCCAGCGCGTCCTCGAGGATCGTGAGGTTGCGCAGGCCGAGGAAGTCCATCTTGACCAGGCCGAGGTCCTCCCCCGCGGGGAAGTCGATCTGGGTGATGATCGCGCCGTCGGACTCGCGCCGCATGATCGGGATGACGTCGAGCAGCGGGTCGGAGGAGATGATGATGCCGGCGGCGTGCACGCCCCACTGGCGCTTGAGCCCCTCGATGCCCTTCGCGGCGTCCGTCACCTTGCGGGCGTCCGGGTCGGCCTCGTAGAGCGCACGGAACTCGCCGGCCTCGGCGTAGCGCTTGTCCTTGGCGTCGAACATCCCGGTGAGCGAGATGTCCTTGCCCATGACGGCCGGCGGCATCGCCTTGGTCAGCCGGTCGCCCATCGCGAACGGGTAGCCGAGCACGCGGCCCGCGTCCTTGAGCGCCTGCTTCGCCTTGATCGTGCCGTAGGTGACGATCGACGCGACGTTCTCCTCGCCGTACTTCTCCGTCACGTACCGGATGACCTCGCCGCGACGACGCTCGTCGAAGTCGATGTCGAAGTCCGGGAGGCTCATCCGCTCCGGGTTGAGGAAGCGCTCGAAGATGAGACCGTTGGCGAGCGGGTCGAGCTCGGTGATGCCCATCGCGTAGGCCGCCATCGAGCCCGCGCCCGAGCCGCGGCCCGGCCCGACGCGGATGCCGTTGCGCTTGGCCCAGTTGATGAAGTCCGCGACGACGAGGTAGTACCCCGCGTACCCCTTCGACGTGATGACCTCGATCTCGTAGGCCGCCTGCGTCCGCACGTCGTCCGGGACGCTCTCGCCGAACCGGTGGACGAGCCCGCGCTCGACCTCCTTGACGAACAGGGAGATCTCGTCCTCGCCCGGCGGCACCGGGAAGTGGGGCATGTAGCGCCCGACCTGCTCGGTGAACTCGACGTTGCACCGCTCGGCGATCTCCAGCGTGTTGTCGCACGCCTGCGGCAGCTCCTTGAACAGCCGGCGCATCTCGGCGCTCGACCGGACGAAGTAGCCGTTGCCGGACAGCGCGAACCGGCTGCCACCCTGCTCGTAGGTCGGCTCCGACATGAGCGAGCCCGACTGGATGCACAGCAGCAGCTCGTGGGCCGCGTGATCGGCCTCGCGGACGAAGTGGAGGTCGTTCGTCGCCACGAGCGGGGCGCCGATGTGGTCGGCGAGCTCGAGGAGCTGGCTGGCCACGCGCGTCTCCAGCTCGAGCGAGTG encodes:
- the dnaE gene encoding DNA polymerase III subunit alpha, with protein sequence MSDSVGTPGKDFVHLHVHSDYSMLDGAARIPDLISEVKAQEQQAVAITDHGYLFGAYDFWKRARAEGIKPIVGLEAYVTPGTARQDRTRVRWGEPHQKDDDVSGGGAYTHLTLLSETTAGMHNLFRMGSLASLEGYYFKPRMDRELLQRYAPGVIAFSGCPSGEIQTRLRLGQWDEAVRAAGELQDVFGRENFYIELMDHSLELETRVASQLLELADHIGAPLVATNDLHFVREADHAAHELLLCIQSGSLMSEPTYEQGGSRFALSGNGYFVRSSAEMRRLFKELPQACDNTLEIAERCNVEFTEQVGRYMPHFPVPPGEDEISLFVKEVERGLVHRFGESVPDDVRTQAAYEIEVITSKGYAGYYLVVADFINWAKRNGIRVGPGRGSGAGSMAAYAMGITELDPLANGLIFERFLNPERMSLPDFDIDFDERRRGEVIRYVTEKYGEENVASIVTYGTIKAKQALKDAGRVLGYPFAMGDRLTKAMPPAVMGKDISLTGMFDAKDKRYAEAGEFRALYEADPDARKVTDAAKGIEGLKRQWGVHAAGIIISSDPLLDVIPIMRRESDGAIITQIDFPAGEDLGLVKMDFLGLRNLTILEDALENIGVNGKEPVVIEEVPLDDAPTYALLGRGDTLGVFQLDGGGMRTLLRQMRPDNFEDISAVGALYRPGPMGANSHTNYALRKNGMQDIEPIHPELAEPLEDILGPTFGLIVYQEQVMAIAQKLAGYTLGEADLLRRAMGKKKKEILDKEYVPFSNGMKRNGYSDRAIKTLWDILVPFSDYAFNKAHSAAYGLVSYWTAYLKANYPTEYMAALLTSTRDDKDKSAIYLNECRHLGITVLPPDVNASAGTFTPVGEDIRFGLAAVRNVGQNVVDAIATAREEKGAFTSFTDFLDKVPAVVCNKRTIESLIKAGAFDSLGHSRRALLLVHEQAVDSVIGVKREEAKGQFDLFSDFFGGDGAGENPAASAFSVAVPDLPEWDKKQKLAFERQMLGLYVSDHPLAGVEPILTQAADVSIATLLADEHRPDNSTVTVAGLITSVASKVSKNGNPWSIISLEDLEGSIEIMFFGETYLAYSPSLSEDAVVVVKGKVRRRDDSMSLMATEVSIPDLTAVDGAPVALRIPHARCIEPVLRQLEEVLRSHPGTSEVRLHVAQPQGTTVMRLDPFRVERSSALFGDLKALLGPNCLAVG